The Fulvivirga ligni genome window below encodes:
- a CDS encoding PorT family protein, whose product MNKATYFLGLTFITVLLSTSCLKAQKNYIPGSIVLNSGESTNGYINYRNWKINPKIIKFKKSLAPNTEEETYKPFEIEGFNVNNEKYLSAIVETETSSSTFNKGFENSPQINIDKDTTFILQLLKGEKNLFVNVTEQGKENFYIGNDKNPELLIYKKYYDKEKIKENKKFIGQLKLYLNTCKEIDSKLNNTAYRQNSLFNLFEEFYQKCSDTQPSYSPDKKGKTLQFGLIGGLSSTNIVFKDGKTDVLSSNSQYLEKTNFPASLDVTGGLYLEIILPRNRGKWSINNELIYSKYETDGEYTDFNNENDYSHTYSYFGGSYIHLKNMLRYNYIINNWKLMFNMGVINGFLLSEENFKIETSEFYGTSRIKQEEILEATNYEAGWLAGVGLKRDRLSVQYRYESGSGLSNGTGLNAAMHKSFIVLAFDILKSN is encoded by the coding sequence ATGAATAAAGCAACTTATTTCCTCGGACTAACATTCATAACCGTACTCCTTTCAACATCTTGTTTAAAAGCGCAGAAAAATTATATTCCTGGGAGCATAGTGTTAAATAGTGGAGAATCTACTAACGGTTATATTAATTACAGAAATTGGAAGATTAACCCAAAGATCATCAAGTTCAAAAAATCTTTAGCCCCAAATACTGAAGAGGAAACATATAAACCCTTTGAAATCGAAGGCTTTAATGTGAATAATGAGAAATATCTGAGTGCGATCGTAGAAACAGAAACTTCGTCATCCACTTTCAACAAAGGTTTTGAAAATTCGCCACAGATTAATATTGATAAGGACACCACCTTTATACTACAGTTATTAAAAGGCGAGAAGAACCTATTTGTCAATGTTACAGAACAAGGCAAAGAAAATTTCTACATTGGTAATGATAAAAATCCAGAATTACTGATTTACAAAAAGTACTACGATAAGGAAAAGATCAAAGAAAATAAAAAATTTATAGGTCAGCTAAAATTATACCTCAACACCTGTAAAGAAATAGATTCCAAACTCAACAATACAGCATACCGACAAAATAGTTTATTCAATCTATTTGAAGAATTTTACCAAAAGTGTTCTGACACTCAACCTTCTTACTCGCCAGATAAAAAAGGTAAAACTTTACAATTTGGGTTAATTGGTGGTTTAAGTAGCACAAATATTGTCTTTAAAGATGGTAAAACAGATGTTTTATCATCTAACTCCCAATATTTGGAAAAGACAAATTTTCCAGCTTCCTTAGACGTAACCGGCGGATTATATTTAGAAATTATTCTCCCTCGCAATAGAGGCAAATGGTCAATTAACAATGAGTTGATTTACTCCAAATATGAAACTGATGGGGAATATACTGATTTCAATAATGAGAACGATTACAGTCATACCTATTCATACTTTGGAGGTTCTTATATACATTTAAAGAACATGTTAAGGTATAACTATATTATAAACAATTGGAAACTAATGTTCAACATGGGTGTAATCAATGGTTTTCTTTTAAGTGAGGAAAATTTCAAAATTGAGACATCAGAATTCTATGGAACGAGCAGAATAAAACAAGAAGAAATCCTCGAAGCAACAAATTATGAAGCAGGTTGGTTGGCTGGTGTGGGCCTAAAACGTGATCGCCTCTCTGTTCAATATAGATACGAAAGTGGATCTGGCTTATCTAATGGTACAGGATTAAATGCTGCAATGCACAAATCTTTTATTGTTCTCGCATTTGATATATTAAAAAGCAATTGA
- a CDS encoding RNA polymerase sigma factor, whose protein sequence is MRSKDEFVRLIKENEGIIFKISRVYASDEDDQKDLYQEIVYQLWKSFESFREESKVSTWMYRVALNTSISHLNRRNRKEKHHVPIDLDLHIVYDEKDTVMEERVNMLYAQIKQLSVVEKGIILLFLEGKNYDEIAAITGFTSSNVGTRLSRIKQKLKSQIKNS, encoded by the coding sequence ATGCGCAGTAAAGACGAGTTTGTACGATTGATAAAGGAAAATGAGGGGATCATATTCAAAATTTCCAGGGTATACGCTTCTGATGAGGACGATCAAAAGGATCTGTATCAGGAAATTGTATATCAACTATGGAAGTCATTTGAATCATTTAGGGAAGAATCTAAAGTATCCACCTGGATGTATCGAGTGGCCTTGAACACCTCCATTTCCCATCTCAACCGGAGAAATAGAAAAGAAAAACATCATGTACCCATAGACCTGGACTTGCATATAGTGTATGATGAAAAAGACACTGTAATGGAAGAAAGGGTGAACATGCTCTATGCCCAAATAAAGCAGTTGAGCGTGGTTGAAAAAGGTATTATTCTACTTTTTCTGGAAGGTAAAAACTATGATGAGATCGCTGCTATTACCGGTTTTACCAGTAGTAACGTAGGTACTCGTCTTTCAAGAATTAAACAAAAATTAAAGTCCCAGATTAAAAACAGCTAG
- a CDS encoding VOC family protein encodes MATLNKISTCLWFNGNATEAAGFYTSIFKDSSIEKISHYSKGFEESGWKEGDVLSVDFYLLGYHFVAINSNPNIPFNKAVSFMINCDNQEEIDYYWTRLSESSDPVTHQCGWLVDKFGVTWQVNYKDMSDFLSHSDPARAQAALLALSKMKKLDIEALKEASLHV; translated from the coding sequence ATGGCCACCCTGAATAAAATATCAACATGTCTTTGGTTTAATGGAAACGCTACGGAAGCAGCAGGCTTTTATACTTCCATATTTAAAGATTCCAGCATAGAAAAAATCTCTCATTATTCGAAAGGCTTTGAGGAATCAGGATGGAAAGAGGGAGATGTTCTTTCAGTGGATTTTTATTTATTAGGTTATCACTTCGTAGCCATAAATTCCAACCCGAATATTCCATTTAATAAAGCGGTTTCGTTTATGATTAACTGTGATAATCAGGAGGAAATAGACTATTATTGGACTCGTCTTTCTGAAAGTAGTGACCCGGTAACACATCAATGCGGTTGGCTGGTTGATAAGTTTGGGGTCACCTGGCAAGTGAATTACAAGGATATGTCAGATTTCCTTTCACACTCAGATCCGGCGAGAGCCCAGGCGGCCTTACTTGCTCTTTCTAAAATGAAGAAATTGGATATTGAAGCACTAAAAGAGGCATCATTACACGTTTGA
- a CDS encoding glycoside hydrolase family 13 protein, translated as MKKLLLLFFGFTLIMSCSPKKESNPDKDMDTTAVATDSDKKWWKEGIVYQIYPRSFKDTDGDGVGDLKGIIQKLDYIKSLGVDMVWLNPIYASPNDDNGYDISDYRAIMNEFGTMADFDTMLQGMHDRDIKLVMDLVVNHSSDEHEWFKQSRSSRDNPYRDYYHWWPAEKGTPTPRWSFFDVNSDAWLYDSLTEAYYLHYFSRKQPDLNWENPKVRNEVYDIMKFWLDKGIDGFRLDAFQFASKDTLFPEFPKGYEKDIIKYYGMGPHLHEYLQEMNKEVISKYDIMTVAEGAGSTFQDAIDLVAPDRHELNMVYHFEGMDVGNSLDGYDLKDFKKVYTSWDSVLQNNGWNSIFLANHDVPRMVSKFGNDSPEFRAASSKMLTTFIMSMRGTPYYYYGDELGMTNIDFNDIKQYKDISAINSYAAAKERGDDMNMFMKKLNFLSRDNARTPMQWNASENAGFTRGTPWLAVNPNYTTINVDAEDKDPNSCLNYFRKMTQLRKSNPILIYGDYKLLYPDNEQVYAYERSLDGEAVLVLLNFSDQGATLNLPYEIDAQNIMINNMADLNLSGNELTLEPYQAVIVRK; from the coding sequence ATGAAAAAATTGCTACTACTCTTCTTCGGATTTACACTCATAATGAGCTGCTCACCTAAAAAAGAATCAAACCCTGATAAAGACATGGACACCACCGCTGTAGCAACTGACTCAGATAAAAAGTGGTGGAAAGAAGGCATTGTATATCAAATTTATCCCAGAAGCTTTAAGGATACAGATGGTGATGGTGTGGGTGATCTGAAGGGTATTATTCAAAAGCTTGACTATATTAAAAGCTTAGGAGTAGACATGGTGTGGCTGAACCCTATTTATGCTTCGCCTAATGATGACAATGGCTATGACATCAGTGATTATCGCGCCATAATGAATGAGTTCGGCACCATGGCCGATTTTGATACCATGCTGCAGGGCATGCATGACAGAGATATAAAGCTGGTCATGGACCTGGTGGTCAATCACAGTAGTGATGAACATGAGTGGTTCAAACAGTCAAGAAGTTCGAGAGACAATCCTTACAGAGACTATTACCACTGGTGGCCCGCAGAAAAGGGAACTCCCACCCCACGCTGGAGCTTTTTTGATGTGAATAGCGATGCCTGGCTCTACGATTCATTAACGGAAGCCTATTACCTGCATTATTTCTCCAGAAAACAACCTGATCTGAACTGGGAAAATCCGAAAGTCCGCAATGAGGTCTATGACATTATGAAGTTCTGGCTAGACAAAGGAATAGATGGCTTCAGGTTGGATGCTTTTCAATTTGCCTCTAAAGACACTTTGTTTCCTGAGTTTCCGAAAGGATATGAGAAAGATATCATTAAATACTACGGCATGGGGCCGCACCTACATGAATATTTGCAGGAGATGAACAAGGAAGTGATTAGCAAATACGATATTATGACAGTGGCTGAAGGGGCTGGTTCTACCTTTCAAGATGCCATTGACCTGGTGGCTCCCGATCGCCATGAACTGAATATGGTTTATCATTTTGAAGGCATGGATGTTGGCAACAGCCTGGATGGCTATGATCTGAAAGACTTCAAAAAAGTTTACACCAGTTGGGACAGCGTTTTACAGAACAATGGATGGAATTCTATTTTCCTGGCCAATCATGATGTGCCACGTATGGTCAGCAAGTTTGGTAATGACAGTCCGGAGTTTAGAGCGGCCTCTTCTAAAATGCTCACCACCTTCATCATGTCTATGAGAGGTACGCCTTATTACTATTATGGTGATGAACTCGGCATGACCAACATTGATTTTAATGACATTAAACAGTATAAAGACATCAGCGCCATCAACAGCTATGCTGCTGCCAAAGAAAGAGGTGATGATATGAATATGTTTATGAAAAAACTCAATTTTCTGTCCCGCGACAATGCCAGAACTCCCATGCAATGGAATGCATCAGAAAACGCAGGATTCACTAGAGGAACACCATGGCTTGCCGTAAACCCTAACTATACCACCATCAACGTAGACGCAGAAGATAAGGACCCCAATAGCTGTTTAAACTACTTCAGAAAAATGACCCAACTCAGAAAGTCAAACCCCATCCTCATCTATGGTGATTATAAACTATTGTACCCTGACAACGAGCAAGTCTATGCTTACGAAAGATCGTTAGATGGTGAAGCGGTTCTGGTGCTGCTCAATTTCTCCGACCAGGGAGCAACACTGAACCTACCTTATGAGATTGATGCTCAAAACATTATGATCAATAATATGGCAGATTTGAATTTAAGCGGAAATGAATTGACATTAGAGCCGTATCAGGCGGTTATTGTACGCAAGTGA
- a CDS encoding DUF1801 domain-containing protein has product MPATQTVDQFLQELEHPMKDLILDIRNFIKDSDNQLDEHIKWNAPSFCLQDTDIITMKLFPPKRIQVIFHRGAKVKAQPENKLINDESGILKWATNDRAIATFNNQSEFDDQKAAFAHIIAQWIKVAV; this is encoded by the coding sequence ATGCCAGCAACCCAGACCGTAGATCAATTCCTGCAAGAACTTGAGCATCCCATGAAAGATTTAATTCTGGACATAAGGAATTTCATCAAAGACTCTGATAATCAATTAGATGAACACATTAAATGGAATGCACCCAGCTTCTGCCTTCAGGATACTGATATCATTACCATGAAGCTTTTCCCTCCCAAACGCATACAGGTCATATTTCATCGTGGGGCCAAAGTCAAAGCCCAACCAGAAAACAAACTCATCAATGATGAAAGCGGCATTTTGAAATGGGCAACTAACGACAGAGCCATTGCCACCTTCAACAATCAGAGTGAATTTGATGATCAAAAAGCTGCCTTCGCTCACATCATTGCTCAATGGATTAAAGTGGCTGTTTGA
- a CDS encoding 2'-5' RNA ligase family protein → MNEELREHYEQLYKKSIQTIQSEVCTTDPLINDPADDRCGLTLLARPPHGIKENIQGFLQQLKSVEPHHYYYRNSDIHITVMSIISAYSGFQLNQAHVPDYIEKVVEALSSIKPFKVHYKGITASPSSIMICGYPEDSTLNQIRTNLREVFKNSDLEESIDKRYTIKTAHSTVVRFQQPLNQKEKYLRLLDEYHHFDFGSFEVKTLELVFNDWYQKTEKVDLLKAFELPLD, encoded by the coding sequence GTGAACGAGGAACTAAGAGAGCATTACGAGCAGCTATACAAGAAATCAATACAAACCATTCAATCAGAAGTATGCACGACGGATCCTCTTATTAATGATCCCGCTGATGATCGCTGTGGACTGACCTTATTGGCCAGACCACCCCATGGGATTAAAGAAAATATCCAAGGCTTTCTTCAACAACTGAAGTCAGTGGAACCTCATCATTATTACTATAGAAATTCAGACATTCACATCACCGTAATGTCCATTATTTCGGCTTATTCTGGGTTTCAACTCAATCAGGCTCATGTTCCTGATTATATTGAGAAGGTGGTAGAAGCCCTATCATCCATCAAGCCATTCAAAGTCCATTATAAAGGAATTACCGCATCACCATCATCAATCATGATCTGCGGCTACCCGGAAGATAGCACTTTAAACCAAATTCGAACCAATCTGAGAGAAGTATTCAAAAACTCTGACCTGGAAGAGTCCATAGACAAGCGCTATACGATCAAGACCGCCCACTCAACCGTAGTTCGATTTCAGCAGCCATTAAATCAAAAAGAGAAGTACTTAAGGCTTTTAGATGAATACCATCATTTTGATTTCGGAAGCTTTGAAGTGAAGACCTTAGAACTGGTGTTTAACGACTGGTATCAGAAGACTGAGAAAGTAGATTTGCTGAAGGCTTTTGAGCTTCCTTTGGATTGA
- the bla gene encoding subclass B1 metallo-beta-lactamase — protein MSKNLTFLIGFSMAFFCCKSNEDEPVYSSENLIIHQLSDHVYEHITYLNTDDFGKVECNGMIVIDGNEALVFDTPSDSITSEELVHWIQHNEKAKINAVIPTHFHIDCLGGLDVFHKYGIPSYANELTITNSQIEHYGRPQFGFDGDKDFTAGSQTVEVKFMGEGHTSDNVIVYVPDDQVMFGGCLLKCDGAGKGNLGDANINAWPQTMQNIEAAYPDVKTVIPGHGKVGGKELFTYTEKLFTKE, from the coding sequence ATGTCCAAAAACCTGACCTTTCTGATAGGCTTTTCAATGGCCTTTTTTTGTTGTAAAAGCAATGAAGATGAGCCTGTTTACAGCTCCGAAAATCTGATCATTCATCAACTTTCAGATCATGTTTATGAACATATTACCTATTTAAATACTGATGACTTTGGCAAAGTAGAATGTAATGGCATGATCGTGATTGACGGCAATGAAGCCCTGGTATTTGACACACCCAGCGACTCGATTACCTCGGAAGAACTGGTGCACTGGATTCAGCATAATGAAAAAGCAAAGATCAATGCCGTGATCCCTACCCATTTTCATATTGATTGCCTCGGCGGACTGGATGTGTTTCACAAATACGGCATACCCTCTTATGCCAATGAGTTAACTATAACCAATTCACAGATAGAACATTATGGAAGACCACAATTTGGTTTTGATGGCGATAAGGACTTTACTGCTGGCTCACAAACCGTAGAGGTAAAATTCATGGGTGAAGGTCATACTTCAGACAATGTGATTGTTTATGTGCCCGATGATCAGGTGATGTTTGGAGGATGCCTTTTGAAATGTGACGGTGCCGGAAAAGGTAATCTGGGAGATGCTAATATAAATGCCTGGCCACAAACCATGCAGAACATTGAAGCGGCCTATCCAGATGTAAAAACAGTAATACCGGGCCATGGAAAGGTTGGAGGGAAAGAATTATTTACTTACACAGAAAAGCTATTTACCAAAGAGTGA
- a CDS encoding GNAT family N-acetyltransferase codes for MISLVRTSQDHPDFLLLTHLLNEDLAVRYQVEPSLFVKINSKYRFDHVVLAYDENEPVGCVTMSNYADGAAELKRMFIHPKHRRKGAAKMLLSELEKWMVELGYTRCVLETGIMQPEAIQFYQSNGFHSIPSYSGYEGSRCCEKNL; via the coding sequence ATGATTAGTCTAGTACGAACCAGCCAGGATCATCCGGATTTTCTATTGCTAACACACCTTTTAAATGAAGATCTGGCGGTGCGTTATCAAGTAGAGCCTTCACTTTTTGTGAAAATCAATAGTAAATATCGCTTTGATCATGTGGTTTTGGCTTATGATGAAAATGAACCTGTCGGCTGCGTAACCATGAGTAACTATGCAGATGGTGCAGCAGAGCTGAAGAGGATGTTTATCCATCCGAAACATAGAAGGAAAGGGGCAGCCAAAATGCTGCTTTCTGAATTAGAAAAGTGGATGGTGGAGCTGGGCTATACTCGCTGTGTACTGGAAACGGGAATCATGCAGCCTGAAGCGATTCAGTTTTATCAATCGAATGGTTTTCATTCTATTCCTAGTTACAGCGGCTATGAAGGAAGCCGCTGTTGTGAAAAGAATTTGTAA